In a single window of the Phocoena sinus isolate mPhoSin1 chromosome 7, mPhoSin1.pri, whole genome shotgun sequence genome:
- the CCDC115 gene encoding coiled-coil domain-containing protein 115 gives MAARDPRAELDSVLLQLLGDLEELEAKRAALNARVEEGWLSLSKARYAMGAKSVGPLQYASRMEPQVRVCTSEAQDGPQKFWMVRAGAQTPEEVGPREAVLRRRKGLTRTPEPDPSPAPQDPLNWFGILVPHSLRQAQASFREGLQLAADMASLQIRIDWGRSQLQGLQEKLKQLEPGAP, from the exons ATGGCGGCGCGGGACCCGCGAGCCGAGTTGGACTCCGTTCTCCTGCAGCTGCTCGGGGACCTGGAGGAACTGGAGGCGAAGCGGGCGGCGCTGAACGCCCgggtggaggag ggCTGGCTCTCGCTCTCCAAAGCTCGCTACGCCATGGGTGCGAAGTCGGTAGGGCCTCTGCAGTATGCCTCCCGCATGGAGCCCCAGGTCCGCGTCTGCACCAG CGAGGCCCAGGACGGACCCCAGAAGTTCTGGATGGTGAGAGCCGGCGCCCAGACTCCAGAGGAGGTGGGACCCCGCGAGGCAG TTCTGCGCAGGCGCAAGGGTCTCACGAGGACCCCGGAGCCagacccctccccagctccccaggacCCTCTGAACTGGTTTGGAATCCTGGTTCCTCACAGTCTACGGCAAGCTCAAGCCAGCTTCCGGGAGG GTCTGCAGCTGGCTGCAGACATGGCCAGCCTTCAGATCCGCATCGACTGGGGTCGAAGCCAGCTCCAGGGGCTGCAGGAGAAACTCAAGCAGCTGGAGCCCGGGGCTCCCTGA
- the IMP4 gene encoding U3 small nucleolar ribonucleoprotein protein IMP4 → MLRREARLRREYLYRKACEEARRTAQERKDKVRRALEENRLIPTELRREALALQGSLEFDDAGGEGVTSHMDDEYRWAGVEDPKVMITTSRDPSSRLKMFAKELKLVFPGAQRMNRGRHEVGALVRACKANGVTDLLVVHEHRGTPVGLIVSHLPFGPTAYFTLCNVVMRHDIPDLGTASEAKPHLIMHGFSSRLGKRVSDILRYLFPVPKDDSRRVITFANQDDYISFRHHVYKKTDHRNVELTEVGPRFELKLYMIRLGTLEQEATADVEWRWHPYTNTAHKRVFLSAE, encoded by the exons ATG CTGCGCCGCGAGGCCCGCCTTCGCCGCGAGTACCTGTATCGCAAGGCCTGTGAGGAGGCTCGGCGAACAGCCCAGGAGAGGAAGGACAAGGTTCGGCGTGCGCTCGAGG AGAACCGCCTGATTCCCACCGAGTTACGCAGGGAGGCTCTGGCCTTACAGGGTTCCCTGGAGTTTGACGATGCCGGCGGTGAAG GTGTGACCAGCCACATGGATGATGAGTATCGATGGGCAGGGGTTGAGGATCCCAAGGTCATGATCACTACTTCCCGAGATCCCAGTTCCCGCCTCAAGATGTTTGCAAAG GAGCTAAAGTTGGTGTTCCCAGGCGCCCAGCGCATGAACCGTGGCCGGCATGAGGTAGGGGCGCTGGTGCGAGCCTGCAAAGCCAACGGGGTCACTGACCTGCTGGTTGTCCACGAGCATCGAGGCACACCTG TGGGGCTCATTGTCAGCCACCTGCCCTTTGGCCCGACCGCGTACTTCACGCTGTGCAACGTGGTCATGAGGCATGACATCCCCGACCTGGGCACCGCGTCGGAGGCCAAGCCTCACCTGATTATGCATGGCTTCTCCTCCCGCCTGGGTAAGCGG GTCTCTGATATACTCCGCTACCTGTTCCCTGTGCCCAAAGATGACAGCCGCCGGGTCATCACCTTCGCCAACCAGGACGACTACATCTCCTTCCG GCACCATGTGTACAAGAAGACCGACCACCGCAATGTGGAGCTGACCGAGGTTGGGCCTCGCTTTGAGCTGAAGT TGTACATGATCCGTCTGGGCACGCTGGAGCAGGAGGCCACAGCAGACGTGGAGTGGCGCTGGCACCCCTACACCAACACCGCGCACAAGAGGGTCTTCCTGAGTGCTGAGTGA